Part of the Vigna angularis cultivar LongXiaoDou No.4 chromosome 1, ASM1680809v1, whole genome shotgun sequence genome, GGTGCATATCTTGACTCCACAGCCAAACAATTTCGCAAAAGTAATGCAAGAGAATATTTTTATGGTATGGGCAatcaaaaataacatttttattaattgtttgcaTCATCCCATACTTCACATAACATTGACCATTCCTTGTGGCTATTTCCACGCTTAAGTCTACTATCAGGTGTGTTTGCCAAAGAAGTCAAGGATAAATTTATTCACCTGTGCGGGAAACTGTTCTTGAACGAAATGAGTTCCCTCGGGGATAAATGTAACCTCCAAATTGGGAACGTGCTCTTTTGCTTTTTCACCCTTTGTTAAATCCTCTATCCCTGGAAACTTCAGAACATAATCCTTGCCACCCACTATCAGAAGTGCTGGAACTTTAACCACAGGATCTGGTAAGTTAAACATCTTACCTAATGACCTGCAATGCAAATACACCattaacacaaataaaaaaaattgagtccAGGATTCGCTTTCATTGTTTTGTGCTAGCAAGAAAACCCATTTCACAAAAAAGgcaaaaaaaagaacaaaagctAGCACCTATATGGAATCTGCAATGCAGTTTGGAATCCAGATTTCTCATACAAGGCTCCATATGTTTCAAGATCTTCCTCCGTGAACCAAGCGGGAAGAGGAGTATCAGGTTCCACCAAATCCATGATCTCTTGGTTTTCATCAGCTATTGGTATTTCACTTCTTGAGAAAAGGATGTAAACATTTCGCACGACAGTCTTTGCATCAAAGCGTCCAAAATCAGCTTCTGCCCTTCCAGGTTCCTGATATAGATAGAATAAAAGTTATGGTGACATAAGTAAAGGTCATCATGCTAAGAGcaaagaaatttaaattgtacAAAATGTTGTTGTTTTCCAATTAGAATTTGAAGCTTCTCATGATAATC contains:
- the LOC108319907 gene encoding uncharacterized protein LOC108319907, which gives rise to MDRIQHKFVKVGDALNLHVAEIGSGENAVVFLHGFPEIWYSWRHQMIALADAGFRAIAFDYRGYGLSDPPPQPDKATWSDILNDLLHILQALHLPKVFLVGKDFGCRPAYLFSILHPEMVLGVVTLGVPYVPPGPSAFHKFLPEGFYILRWQEPGRAEADFGRFDAKTVVRNVYILFSRSEIPIADENQEIMDLVEPDTPLPAWFTEEDLETYGALYEKSGFQTALQIPYRSLGKMFNLPDPVVKVPALLIVGGKDYVLKFPGIEDLTKGEKAKEHVPNLEVTFIPEGTHFVQEQFPAQVNKFILDFFGKHT